In the Ignavibacteriales bacterium genome, GATTCTGCGAATAAATGAACTAATTTAACCTTGACTTGGCAATCCTAAATTGGTTATTTTTGTTCAAATTAATTATGAATTTATTTTTTATTAACAGGAGCATCAATGAAAAAAGCATTTATTTATTTGAGTATTTTGACAATGGTCTTAGGTATAACAGCTTTTGAATGCGGTTCGGCAGAATTAGAAGGCGCTAAGTTATACATCAGACAAAAGCAATATGATAAAGCTAAAGAAATTTTGTTGAAAGAAGTTGCTAAGAATCCGGCAAGTGATGAGGGATGGAGTATGCTTGGTAAGCTTTACTCTGAAGAAGGAGACATTCCCAAAATGCTGGAAGCTTTTGATAAATCACTTGCAGTCAGCAAAAAATTTGAAGTTGATATAAAAGAATTTAAAAAATATGCATGGGCAAACAGCTTTAATAAAGGAGTATCATTCTTTAATTCTGCTGTCAAGACTACAAAGCCAGACAGTATGAACATGTTTTTTGAAAAAGCTGTTGAACAATTTAAATATACGATTATGTGCGAACCTGATTCGACAATTGGATATGAAAACATTGCTGCAGCTTATCTAAATATGGGTAAAACAAATGAATCTATACCAGTGCTTGAGAAATTAATTAGTTTAGATAACACTCCTGCTTTGGTGGAAGGTAAGGAGTTAATAGGGAAATCCGAAAATGAGATCATAAATAAATTAGGAAACCCAAAGGAAAAAATCGAGACTACATATAAAGATGGAAAAATAGCCCTGATGTTAGTTTATCAACAATATTTTGTTTATTTAAGAGAAGGAAGATGTTTTGAAGTTACAAAGTTTTCTAGCGGAAAATCTCTAGCATGGGTTTATTCTAGATTAGGACAAATACATTTGGTTAACGGCGGTAAGCAATTGGATAGTTACAAGATATCTAAGAATACTAATGATAGTTTGAAAGCTTTTGAGATGTATAATAAAGCGATTAGTGTTTTAGAGAATGGTAGATATAGATATCCCAGTGATGCTGATATACTTTTACAATTAGGTAATGCATATTATTATGCCAATAAAATTGATGTAGCCGAATCTTCTTTCAAATATCTTGTTGAAAAAAATCCGACCAATAAAGAAATAAGATATGCATACGGTGTTATATTACTTAAAGAACATAAATACACCGAAGCTGCTTCTCAATTAGAACAAGTTGTAAAAATGGATGAGAATAATATTGATGCATGCTATAATCTTGCTGCAACATATATAAATTGGGGAAATGATCTTAGAGATGAAGCTTTGAAGAAAGAGAATAATGATAAATCATTCCAGGAAAAATTTAAATTAGCTGCACCTTTATTGGAAAAATATTTATCAGTAAAATCCAACGATGCAAGAGTCTGGATGAGTCTAGGCCAGGTTTATGCAAATCTCGGTGAAGCAGAAAAATCTAAAGCAGCTTTCAAAAAGGCAGATGAGGTTAAATAATTATTTTGTAATTTATTTTATTTCAGCGAGGCTTATCAAATCGACAGGAAATTACTTTTGAGACAGCCTCGTTTTTTATGATTAATCAAGGTGAAAAGATGAATCAGAACAATGATCAAAACGCACAGCAGATAAACATAGAACTCGGTGAAAAAGAAGCCGAAGGAATTTATTCCAATCTTGCAATCATTACACATTCGCCGGCGGAGTTTGTTATTGATTTTACTCGTGTTGTACCCGGCGTTCCTAAAGCAAGAGTGCTTTCCCGTATAATTACTACTCCGCAGCATGCAAAGATGTTAATGCGCGCATTAAAGGACAACATCGAAAAGTTTGAATCACGCTTTGGTGAAATAAAGATTGATAATCAACCAACGCCACAGTTTGGATTTATCAACACTGATAAAGGTGAAAAAGTAAATTAATATTTCAGAGATTCCTGAAAGAGAATGTTAATTTAGAGCAAACTTACAATTCTATTCTCATGTAAATCATTTCTTGAGTTAGTTAAAATAAATAGGTAGTTTATTAATAAGGTAAACCTTTTGTTTTCCACCATTCAAATCTTTTGGAGTAAATTATGAAAAGATTTAGAAGCATTTTCATACTCACTATATTCCTATTAATACCTCTAACAACGAGAGCTCAAAATTCTATCAACCTAACAATTTTGGCTGGCTTAAATACAATTGATTTTGCAGCATTCACTTTTACTAATAATCTTTCCGGAGCACCACGCATTTTTCACGTAGAAATCCAAACAACACCACCGGGTAAGCAGGTAATGGTTGGAGGTAATTTGGCATGGAAGAAAAATGAAAGTTCTGGGTTTGTAAGTCTTGTAAATAATTTTAAAACAAAACTATTTTCTGCAATTAGTTTTTTCAATGATGAATTAGGAAATTCAACTATTCTGATTGATCATGTTGATGCCAACAGTAGTGTTATTACAGAAAATTTTAAAATGGGTAAACCAACTGGTATCTATAGAATCCAACTTTACCTTTATGACGAGCGTAATAATCAAATAAGTGAAACTCATCAGGATATTTCATTCCTTAATCCGGCACCAACAATTTCTATACTTTCACCACAGGAAAATAGTTCGTTTGATGTAGGAAATGTACAAGCGCAGTGGACACCTGTTCAAGGAGCGGCATATTATACTGTCCGGGCAAATGCATTACAAACGGCATTTCAAAGTGCTGAGGAAGCATTAAATGCCGGCAATCCACTAATTAATGATAAGGATGTTGGTAAAATTGAAACTGTTAATCTTAGTACTCTTTTAGACCGTCAGTGGGTTGGCGGTCAGCGGATTGCACTTGCTATCACAGCATACGTTATAGGACCAGGTGGAGGAAGTTCTCTTAGAAGTACTCCGGTGATTTTCAATTTGAATGAATCCGGAAAAAATTCAAATGCTGTCATGAATCCAGATTTAGTTCGTCTTGGAAATCTATTATCGGGTAGGGTTAATCAAGATTTTGTGAACAAGCTTATTAATGGACAAATTCCCGCTGAACAAATTCAATTTACTGATGATAAAAATGCAACAATCAGTTTTTCAGATTTCTTGCAAATTCTTTCTTTTTGGGAATTGCATTCTGAATCTATTATATCAGTCAATTACCAGGCTAAATAAAAAAGGATGCTAAAATTATGAGAGCAAAAAAATTAATATATGTATTTGTTCTACCGTTGTTATTCGGATTTGCATCCGATAAAAATTCTCTAAATCCAGGGGATACGCCAGTTGCATTGGTTAAAAAGATCTTTAAAAATGTTCAGTATGCAAAAAAAATAAATCAAGATCTCTGGGAAGAAGCAAAAACCGGATTACCGTTGAACAGTGGTGAAAGAGTCAAGACCGGTTCAAAATCAATAGCTTTGATTTTATTCACAGATGGATCAGGATTACTTACTGTTAGAGAAAATTCAATACTAACCATCAATTCAAAACTTGAGAATAAAAAAATTAATAAAGATACTTTCATTGAAAAAGGAACGGTAAGTTTTGATGTGAATAAGCAGGAAGACGAAGAGTTTAAATTCACAACACCAACTGCAGTTGCTTCAATCCGAGGAACAACCGGATTATTTGATGTTGCCGAGAATGGCGAGTCAAAAATGATTTTGGAATCAGGTTCTGTTGAACTGTTAACAAAATCCGGGAAAAAAGTAACATTAACAACAGGTAATACAGTCGTTTTTGATTTGGCCGGTAATGCCAATGTTTATCCTTCTACAGATAATGATAAAAAGAAATTAGGACAAGCAAAATCTTTGAACACTAAAAAGGTAAAAATTCATACAAATTTTGGTGATGTTGAAGTTGAGTATTTCTCTGACTAGGACAAATAAAGAGAATTATTAACAATGAATTCTTAACAAAAATCTTTTGGAATTTATCTGTGCGGAGAGAAATCATATGATGAAAGGAAAATATTATATAATAAAAATTCTACTTTGTGTTTTTTTATTCTCTTTTTTATTAACGAACGAATCATTCAGCCAGGTTAGTAATATAGTTTCTGCAGTCCGAATAGGTGATGCAAAAGAGAAGACGCCGCTTTCAATTTCGGCCGAACTCTTTACAGCAGAAAATATTTCTATTGTCAGTTTCATCTATAGATCATTCGGGCAAACGGAATTTAAGAAAACAGAAATGTTAATTGCGGGAAACACAGCATCAGTTACTATTCCGGCAGATGAAATACAACCGCCATATTTAGAATACTATTTATCAATCACACTTCGGAATGGTCCATCGCAAACGTATCCACTTGATATTGATAGAGGTGTCGCCCCGCTTCAAATTCCGGTATCAGCTTACTCTCAAAAAGATAAAGAGATTTTAATCCTTAGTCCTTCTGTAGGTGAAATACTCTCCGTTGATGAATTACTGATTTCAGTTTCGTTCATTAAAGCACCGGATAATATTGATGTAAACAAAACTAAAATTTATCTGAACAGTCAAGATGTTACTTCGTATGCGTTGATAGCCGGTGACCTGATAATTCTTAGTGGCGAAAATCTTTCGGGTACAATTGATCTTGGTGCAAAGCTATTAAAGATTGATGTTTATGATAAATCGGGAAATTTATATCACTCAATTTCAAGAAGTTTTCAAACAGTCTCTGCTGAAGTTGCAATGGAAGTAAGTTCCCGTTGGAAATATTTTGGTAACCTTAGGGGCGAATCTCGGAATGAAAATTTTAATTCCGCATCAACATGGTATAATAATTTATCAGCCGATATCAATAGTTCTTATGATCAATGGAGATTTAGCGGCAATGCATACTTAACTTCAGAAGAAAAAAGTTCTTCACAGCCATATAATAGATACTCAGCTACAGTTCAAGGTGGGGATTGGTTTGAACTAAAAGTTGGTGATGCATATCCGCGTTTTCCAAATTTAATTATGGATGGAAAAAGAGTTCGAGGTGTTACCGGAGCGATAAATTTAGGTTCATTTAATTTACAAGCATCATACGGTGAGACAGTGCGTGAAGTTGAAGGAACGGTGCTGCAGACTTACACATCAAACAATGTTCCGTTAGGAACAGACATTATTAAAGTAAATCAATCAAAGTATGGTGCACCCTACGCAAGAGTTGATCTCGGTACTTTCAGCAGAAAAATATTAGTAGTACGGCCATCTTTTGGCAGTGGGGAAAATTTTCAATTCGGGTTAAGCTATTTGCATTCGAAAGATGACCCCGGTTCCATTGCACTTGGTGCTCGTCCGCAAGAAAATATTACGCTTGGTTCTGACTTGATGTTCGCATTTGACAATCAAAATATTTTATTTACATCTCAAGCAGCTGTAAGTATTCTTAATAAAGATATTTCAACTGGCAATTTAACCGATGCACAAATTGATTCCGTTTTTGGTGCGAATAGTACTTATGATATTAAATCCAGTACAGTTAAAAATATACGCGACATAATTGGAAAGTTTATTACAGTGAATCAATATTTAGGGCCATGGAATCCGCAAGAATTTTCTTCACTTGCTGCCGAAGCAGCCTTATCGTTGAATTATTTCGATAATAATTTACGCGCCTCATATATCTATCGTGGAAATGAGTATCAATCATTCGGGCAATCATTTTTACGCACAGATGTTAAAGGAATTAATCTTGTTGATAGATTCCGAATGCTTGATAATAAACTTTTTGTTTCCTTTGGTTATGAAAGCTTAAATGATAATCTTCAAAAAACAAAACCGGCTACTACAACATTCCAAACAACAAGTATATCGGTTTCATATTTCCCACGAATGGATTTCCCTAATATCACGCTCGGCTTTAACCGCTATGATAATAATAATGATTTAGTACTTGCAGACTCGGCGAAAAACCGAATCGCTCTAAATGCTGTTGGTGATATAACAAATAGATTTTTACTTCAATTCTCTTACGATTTTAATTATATAGTAAAACAAAGTGCATCATTGTCGTTCACGACTTCAAACAGAATTGATAATAGTATTTCGCATTTAGATTCAAAATTTAATTCAGGTTCATTAACCTTAAATAGTTATTGGGATCAACAGTTGACTTCACTCTTTGGTGTGGTTTATAGTTCTAGTTCAATCGCGGGTATTCCATTTAATTATTTTACTCTTACACTTGGTGGACGATATAGAATGCTTGAAAATAAATTATTGCTTTCTGCTACACTAAGTCCAAGCTTTGGAGATTTTAAAAGACAAGCAGTTGAGTTCACAGCTGATTACAACATATTATTGAATTTGAATTTAATGTTCCAGATGAGATTATACAGGATCCCAGGTGCTTCAACAAATTCTATTATCGGATTAGTTACACGTCTCACTATATAACATGAAATTTTTCTTATGAAGAGCAGTGCAGGTAAAAAGAAAGATTTTTTCAAAAAAAATCTAGTTGTACTTGGTGCTGCTCTTTTCACTATTATTCTCACTCAAGATTATGTCTTTACTTTCGCTCCTCTAAAAGAACTTGAACTGAAATTAATTGATACGCGTTTTTCAAAGAGAGGACCTATAGAAATAAAAGATTCTTCAAAAGTTATCATCGTAGAAATTACACAAGAAACCTACAATCAAATTCCACCTCCCAATAATAAAGCACCTTTACCTCGATCAATTTATGCGAAGGCAATTGAGAATCTTACTAAAGCTGGTGCTAAAGCAATTGGAGTTGATCTTATAATGTCGGATGCAGATAGATATTCTGTAATGAATGATACTATGTTGATGCAAGCGATAAAAAAATCCGGCAAAGTTGTTGTTGCCGGAAAGATTGATGAAGTACGAGAAAGTCAGATTCAAGAGGGTAAAAATTATTCTTTACAAAATTTTACAGATTCGAGCTACAATAGAATTCAATACAACTACGAAAACATTTTCTATGATGCAGATAGTTCTTTAGGAATTGTACAAATGCCTCCCGACTTTGATGGAGTTTATCGTAGGTACATGCCTTTTAGAAAAACAGCAATTACTAGAAAAAAGATTCCAAGTTTTGGTTTTGCATTAGTCAATAAGTATTTAGGATTGAAAGGTACAGACACTGCTAAAATTGATAATAATTTTTTCATCTTAGGTAATAAAAGAATACCAAAGTTTGACCAGACAAGTGTACTCATTAATATTTATGGGTCAAGCCGAACATTCCCACATATTAAACTTATGGATGTACTTGATGATAAAGAGTTTAAGACTAAAGATGAGATCGATTTTGATACTGATATAAACTCATGGGATGAGATGATGTCTGATTCTGTTTATCGAAATAAGTTCAAAGATAAAATTGCTATCATCGGTTCAACTATGCCGGAAGATAAAGATGTTATAGCATCTGCATTTGCGAAAGGTGAAAGAAAAGGTGATAATCAAATTAATGGTGTTGAATACCATGCAAATATTATCCAGAATATTCTAAGCAACAATTATCTTTACCCTCAATCGAAAGAAAGCGAACTTCTCGTTATCCTTTTTCTTACTACGATATCATTTTACATCTCATCATTCATTAGAAAAATAAAACTAAGAATTGGTTTCTTGGTTGAAGTTATCAACTTTATTTTCGTTTTATTTTTTATTTATGGAATTTATGAATTAAGTATTTTTCTTTTCATACACGACAAATTAGTAATTGCAATTGTAAGTCCTTCTCTTGCTGTAGTAGTTGGATATTTTTTCAGCACCGCATATCATTTCTTGCGGGAACGCCAGCAGAATGTTATCATAAAAGGAATGTTCAGTCAATATGTAAGCAAAGAAGTAGTTAATCAGCTAATAATTGATCCTGACAAATTACGTTTAGGTGGAGAAAGAAAAAATCTTTCCGTTTTATTCAGTGATATAGCTGGATTCACAACATTTGCAGAAAAAAAACAGCCGGAAGAACTTGTAAGTTTTATAAATGAATTCTTAAATGCAATGACTGAAATAATTTTAAGTCATAACGGAACACTTGATAAATATCTTGGTGATGCAGTTATGGCTTTTTGGGGTGCGCCTGTTGAAGTCAAAGATCATGCATATAAGGCATGTGTTACTGCTTTACAGATGCAAGAAAAATTAGTTGAGATGAGAGAGAAGTGGACAAGTTCTGGTGGAACTCCCATTCGAATACGAATCGGTATTAATACCGGTGATGTTATCGTCGGGAATATTGGCGGAGAGAAACGTTTTGACTATACTGTTCTTGGCGACAATGTTAATTTAGCATCACGGCTTGAAGGAGCTAATAAAGAATATGGAACTAATATCATGATCAGCGATACGACTTATGATTGCTGTAAAGATAAAATTCTTGCAAGAGAATTAGATGTAATTCTTGTTAAAGGAAAGAACAAACCGACTAAAGTTTATGAATTGATTAGTGTTGTTGGCGATAAAAAAGCAGAAGAAGCAGTTGAGAAGATGGATTTTTATTTTCAAGCATTGGAATTGTATAGGCAAAAAAGTTTTGAACCAGCACTTGATTACTTTAAAAGATCATGTGAAAAATTAGGAGATTATCCTTCTAAAGTTTATATACAACGGTGTGAGTTCTATCTGAAATATCCGCCTGATAAAAATTGGGATGGTGTATTTGAAATGAAAAATAAATAAGAACTATTTCTGAGCACGTTTAATATTGTACAGCGCCGCCAACAAGAAAATAAAATTTGCCATCCATGCAGTTGTTAACGGATTCAATTGCCCGCTCTTTCCAAATGCCTGACTAACTTTCATAAATACTAAATAAATAAAAGTGATCAGCAAATTAATTCCGAATTGAATTGCCAATCCGCCGCGTCTTCTATTTGCGGAAATAGAAAGTCCGAAAAGAACAACAACAACACTTGCAAACGCAAAAGCAATACGCGATTCATATTCAATGAAAATCGCTGTCGGATCATTTCCTGTCCTGTCCTGTTCATCTCCGTAATCTTTTAATTCTGAAAGTGTCATCTCTTCGGGTTTACGTTGTTTTTTTATAACATCTTCAGGTTTAAAGTTTAATTGTCTGAATTCTTTCACCAGAAACTTTTCATCTGATTCAGTCGTATCACTGAATATTCTTGTTATACCATCGTAAGCAAACCAGCTGCTTTTAGTTGAATCGTAGATCATTCTAAATGCATCTGTGCGTGAAATTAATTTTGTTCTGTCTTTGTCGCTAAATTCTTGAATGCTAATTTGATTCGCTTGCTTCTGCGAGAGATCATAGTTATTAATTGAAACAATTTTTGTTTTTGTGTCTTGAAAAAAAATGTTACTTCCTAAATAAACTAAATCTTTCTTCATATAATTCTGTTCAATGAAAACTTTTTGCTTATTTGCAATCGGGACTAAATAACCACCGAAGTAAACAGAAAAAATACTTATTACTATTGTAGTTATAATAAATGGAGTCATAAATCTATAAAGACTGATTCCGCTTGCTTTGATTGCTGTAAGTTCGTTTTGATTTGTCATTTTACCTGCCGTAAATAAGCTTGCAAGTAGAACTGCAATAGGAGTTATCAATCGAACCATTTCCGGAGTAAAAACAAAATAGTACTGAAGGATCAAACTTGTAGGAACATTTTGATCAAGAAAATCATCAAGATTTTCCATCATATCAATCACAATAAAGATCAATGTGAAAGTAAGCAAACCAAAGAGGATTGACTGTAAAAATTGTTTAACAAGATATCTGTCAAGAATTTTCATCGTTCTCTTGTTGTGTTTTCCATGATTGCGGAATTAATTTAGTGATGAAATCAAAGCTTAGTGTAACTTTTTCTCGTGCACTTTTAATCATTAAAAATATTCCAAGAATACCAAGTAGTATATTTGCGCTCCAGATTCCCAAGAAAGGTGAAAGCAAACCGCGGTCTGCAAATTTTTCTCCACCGATAAGAAATGCCCAATAGACTAAAAAGAAAATTAAACTCATTCCTGCTGCCATTCCGAAACCGCCTCTTCTCATCATTGTTCCTAACGGGGCGCCGATCAATACAAAAACAATACATGCAAACGGAAGTGAATATTTTTTGTGAATCTCAACCCAATATTTGTCTATTTGATCATCATTATACTCAAGACTGTTTAATACATCAAGCATTGAACTTTCATCAGATCTAATTTTTTGTTGGGATTTAATAAAAATAAATTGTCCCGGAAAGATTGTTTGCGTTAAATTGGATCTTCCGTTTTTACTATCGGTAAGTGAAATAATTTTCGAATAATATTTCTTAAAATAATCTGCTCTTATAACTTTGAGACTGTCAACTAAAACTTTTAATTTAGGGGCGCCTATTTCACGCTCGTAACGTTGTCCGCCCGGCGCTGACTGTTCAAAAGTAAATTGCTCTGCAGGCATTGCAATTTTGTGACGTTCAAATCTTAATCTTCTATAAGAATTTTGTTCCGTGTTAT is a window encoding:
- a CDS encoding adenylate/guanylate cyclase domain-containing protein, translated to MKSSAGKKKDFFKKNLVVLGAALFTIILTQDYVFTFAPLKELELKLIDTRFSKRGPIEIKDSSKVIIVEITQETYNQIPPPNNKAPLPRSIYAKAIENLTKAGAKAIGVDLIMSDADRYSVMNDTMLMQAIKKSGKVVVAGKIDEVRESQIQEGKNYSLQNFTDSSYNRIQYNYENIFYDADSSLGIVQMPPDFDGVYRRYMPFRKTAITRKKIPSFGFALVNKYLGLKGTDTAKIDNNFFILGNKRIPKFDQTSVLINIYGSSRTFPHIKLMDVLDDKEFKTKDEIDFDTDINSWDEMMSDSVYRNKFKDKIAIIGSTMPEDKDVIASAFAKGERKGDNQINGVEYHANIIQNILSNNYLYPQSKESELLVILFLTTISFYISSFIRKIKLRIGFLVEVINFIFVLFFIYGIYELSIFLFIHDKLVIAIVSPSLAVVVGYFFSTAYHFLRERQQNVIIKGMFSQYVSKEVVNQLIIDPDKLRLGGERKNLSVLFSDIAGFTTFAEKKQPEELVSFINEFLNAMTEIILSHNGTLDKYLGDAVMAFWGAPVEVKDHAYKACVTALQMQEKLVEMREKWTSSGGTPIRIRIGINTGDVIVGNIGGEKRFDYTVLGDNVNLASRLEGANKEYGTNIMISDTTYDCCKDKILARELDVILVKGKNKPTKVYELISVVGDKKAEEAVEKMDFYFQALELYRQKSFEPALDYFKRSCEKLGDYPSKVYIQRCEFYLKYPPDKNWDGVFEMKNK
- a CDS encoding tetratricopeptide repeat protein, with protein sequence MKKAFIYLSILTMVLGITAFECGSAELEGAKLYIRQKQYDKAKEILLKEVAKNPASDEGWSMLGKLYSEEGDIPKMLEAFDKSLAVSKKFEVDIKEFKKYAWANSFNKGVSFFNSAVKTTKPDSMNMFFEKAVEQFKYTIMCEPDSTIGYENIAAAYLNMGKTNESIPVLEKLISLDNTPALVEGKELIGKSENEIINKLGNPKEKIETTYKDGKIALMLVYQQYFVYLREGRCFEVTKFSSGKSLAWVYSRLGQIHLVNGGKQLDSYKISKNTNDSLKAFEMYNKAISVLENGRYRYPSDADILLQLGNAYYYANKIDVAESSFKYLVEKNPTNKEIRYAYGVILLKEHKYTEAASQLEQVVKMDENNIDACYNLAATYINWGNDLRDEALKKENNDKSFQEKFKLAAPLLEKYLSVKSNDARVWMSLGQVYANLGEAEKSKAAFKKADEVK
- a CDS encoding LptF/LptG family permease translates to MIMIRYILKNHLTPFLFSVSILLFIFVLQYLVKMSDRLIGKGLSAWVIIQLITYSLAWIVALVVPMAVLIATLMAFGSMSQNNEIAILKATGVSLYKMMIPPLVGSVVVALFLVYFNNNIYPDANHAARLLLEDISRKKPTLSLVPGVFSQEVPNYSILVREIDQSNNQLKQITIYDYSNRPKINIVTASTGQIYFSANQKKLIMDLKNGEIHESDNTEQNSYRRLRFERHKIAMPAEQFTFEQSAPGGQRYEREIGAPKLKVLVDSLKVIRADYFKKYYSKIISLTDSKNGRSNLTQTIFPGQFIFIKSQQKIRSDESSMLDVLNSLEYNDDQIDKYWVEIHKKYSLPFACIVFVLIGAPLGTMMRRGGFGMAAGMSLIFFLVYWAFLIGGEKFADRGLLSPFLGIWSANILLGILGIFLMIKSAREKVTLSFDFITKLIPQSWKTQQENDENS
- a CDS encoding DUF3467 domain-containing protein gives rise to the protein MNQNNDQNAQQINIELGEKEAEGIYSNLAIITHSPAEFVIDFTRVVPGVPKARVLSRIITTPQHAKMLMRALKDNIEKFESRFGEIKIDNQPTPQFGFINTDKGEKVN
- a CDS encoding FecR family protein → MRAKKLIYVFVLPLLFGFASDKNSLNPGDTPVALVKKIFKNVQYAKKINQDLWEEAKTGLPLNSGERVKTGSKSIALILFTDGSGLLTVRENSILTINSKLENKKINKDTFIEKGTVSFDVNKQEDEEFKFTTPTAVASIRGTTGLFDVAENGESKMILESGSVELLTKSGKKVTLTTGNTVVFDLAGNANVYPSTDNDKKKLGQAKSLNTKKVKIHTNFGDVEVEYFSD
- a CDS encoding LptF/LptG family permease translates to MKILDRYLVKQFLQSILFGLLTFTLIFIVIDMMENLDDFLDQNVPTSLILQYYFVFTPEMVRLITPIAVLLASLFTAGKMTNQNELTAIKASGISLYRFMTPFIITTIVISIFSVYFGGYLVPIANKQKVFIEQNYMKKDLVYLGSNIFFQDTKTKIVSINNYDLSQKQANQISIQEFSDKDRTKLISRTDAFRMIYDSTKSSWFAYDGITRIFSDTTESDEKFLVKEFRQLNFKPEDVIKKQRKPEEMTLSELKDYGDEQDRTGNDPTAIFIEYESRIAFAFASVVVVLFGLSISANRRRGGLAIQFGINLLITFIYLVFMKVSQAFGKSGQLNPLTTAWMANFIFLLAALYNIKRAQK